In bacterium, the DNA window GGATAGACTACTTTCCAGCGGAATAAATCCGGTATCTCGCGGTCGTATTCATTTAATAACGATTCTAACACTTCCGGAGAAGCATTGCAATATGCCGGAGGACGGTGTGTAATCCATTCACGAACGGTTATTTCATCAGTTAAATCTGGAATTTGTTTTCTGTTCGAGCCGAATTGGATTTTTTTCCCATCAATTGTTTTTAACCAGTCCTGAAATTCATTTTCTGGCGCATCAATTATATACGATAAATATGGAAAAGGTGTATCTTGCCAGACATTTTCGAAGTTTTCGGATATCCCGCCGCAACTTTTTGAATATCGGGTATCGCAGATTGTATTCTGATAGGTTAAGACTTGCCCACGAGTATCGTTTACCGCTTGCACGGCGGTTGCGGTCATCCGTTTGAGCCCTTGATATCGCTGGCAATGGTCATCAGCGCAAACATCGAAATCAATATGCGGAGGATTATCCATCTGCGCTAATAACCAACTTCGCGCAATTACCGTATGCGCTTGTAGTAACGCTATCGGACTAGTTCCGCTCATTTCAGAAGAGATAACACTCTGGAGATACGATTCTATTGGTAATTCGTTGATAACCGAAATGGTATCATCCTTATTTCGTCGGAACTCAATAACGCCTGGAAATGTTTGGTCTTCTTTTCGCTGCCAGTGGAATTGGATTCCAATGGTTACATCATGCACGATAATTTTTGCGCTCTGCGGTTCAATCGGTTCAACTCGGATATATTTTGCAGGATATCGATGGAGTTCGCCGGTATGGATATTTTGCACCTGCAGTTCCGACCCAAACAACGCGATATGCCATTTATCTCGACCACTTGGCGTTAACCGAACTGTAACCCCTTTTTCGGGAACCAGTTCAACGGGCGATGAAATGGTAAAATATGCTTCTGGTGCACGTTCGATTATTCCAACCCGAACGATAGGTTCACGGGTATATTTCTTGATTCCTTTTACCATACAATGCTCAAATGTTCATTTCTGATTCAACCTAACCTACAGTTGAAGGTTGATCATCCTTTTTAGGGTTAAATTAACTGATAACTTTTGTCCAGCTCTGTTCGATATTCGATAAAATTTCTGGCGTAACGTTGATACCGCAATCTTTCATCGCTAGCAGAATTGCGCCGATAACCGGTTCATATTTCGGAAGAACCACTTCTGCATGGGGAGCGACTTTTGCTAGTCTTGGTTTGAGTTTTTCAACATACACCGGCTGATGGCTAAAGGTGCCGCCGCTCAGCACAATTTTAAATGTATCGTTTTTCATTTTCAATCCTTTAACCGTCGCTTTCACCATTTGCGCTACCCCTCGACAAGCTAAATCAATTATTTTCTCAGCAACTTTATCTCCTTCATTATACGCTTCAAAAACGAGCGGCGCTAGCTCCGCTACCACCGGTTTCGATAACCCGCCATTCTCAGATAACGACCATTTCACGAGATTATCCTGATGTTTCAAATTTAATGCGGTTAGTATTTTTTTGGTTAATTTCGTTTTCGGTCCGCGTTTATCATACGCGCGCATAACCGCTTTCAACGCTTCCTGACCGAACTGATATGCCGCACCTTCATCAGCAAGAATATGTCCCCAACCGCCAGTCCGTTTTGTCTCTCCAGCTTTATTGATTCCAAAAACGACCGACCCGGTACCGGAAATAACAATTATCCCCGGTTCAGATAGGGTTCCGGCAGCTAATCCAATTAAGAAATCCGGCACGATTTGCAATCGGGTCATTAACCCGCCGAAACGTAACGCTTGGGTTATCGTTTCCCTATCTTCTTGTCGTCCGGCTCCGGCAAGGCCTAAACAAACTGATTCAACCCTGTTTTTATCAATATTCTGCGACGCGGCGAGTTCGTCTAAAATTGAAAGTAAGTTTTCACGGGCTTTATCAATCCCGACCTGCAGATAATTACTGGAATCTCGTTTCGTCGCTTTTAATAGATTCCCTTGGATATCAGCGATAATCCCTAAAGTTTTGGTACCGCCTCCATCTACTCCAATAACATATGGCATAATACAATCCTTTCTTATGGCATTAGAATTTTGGATTTTAAAGTTATAGTTTTTTTCTCGCTATTTCGTCCGCCCTTTCAGACGTAGTTAGCCTGATGTCATCCCGCGAATCCGAAGTTTTAAGTCGTTCGGACTATCCGCAGCAAGTAATGCATCATCGAGCGTGATAATTTTATTTTTATATAATTCAAATATTGCCTGATCGAAAGTTTGCATTCCGTCTTTTGTTCCCGCAGCAATGGTCGCTTTAAGCTGCAAAATTTCTCCTTTACGTAAGATATCTGCAATTCGCGGTGTATTCAGCATAATCTCAATTGCCACTACTCGCCCTGACCCATCACCTTTAGGTATAAGCCGTTGGGAAAGTATCGCTTTTAAATTATAGGATAACTGGGTGTATACGCGACCATGCTCGTGCGGTGGGAAAAATTGTAAAATCCGTTCCATCGTCTGATTTGCATTGGTTGAATGGAGTGTGCTCAGAACTAAATGACCGGTTTCAGCATAATTAATCGCAGCAGTTACCGTTTCAACGTTCCGCATTTCACCAATGAGAATAACATCCGGACTCTGCCGCAG includes these proteins:
- a CDS encoding SpoIID/LytB domain-containing protein yields the protein MVKGIKKYTREPIVRVGIIERAPEAYFTISSPVELVPEKGVTVRLTPSGRDKWHIALFGSELQVQNIHTGELHRYPAKYIRVEPIEPQSAKIIVHDVTIGIQFHWQRKEDQTFPGVIEFRRNKDDTISVINELPIESYLQSVISSEMSGTSPIALLQAHTVIARSWLLAQMDNPPHIDFDVCADDHCQRYQGLKRMTATAVQAVNDTRGQVLTYQNTICDTRYSKSCGGISENFENVWQDTPFPYLSYIIDAPENEFQDWLKTIDGKKIQFGSNRKQIPDLTDEITVREWITHRPPAYCNASPEVLESLLNEYDREIPDLFRWKVVYPREELEQLIQQKTQEDIGTLLDLVPIKRGISGRLIYLDIVGSKKTLRIGKELKIRSALSPSHLYSSAFVVDVEKGNNGIPIQFTLLGAGWGHGVGLCQIGAAVMATKGFDYKTILFHYYLGTEISFLW